GAATTGGTTGAGAACGGTTTGGGCATAGGGTAACGTTCCACTACTCGTCTCTCTCAGAAGTGCCCGACTGGATCCCTGCTCAAACAGAATCCCAACTGCACCATTGATATCGGGAAACGTGGAGCCTTTTCCATAATAAAAGTCATCATAGTTTTCCCGTGTGTAATACAACGAACCAATTTGATCCAAAAAGCGGGCATGGAAGGTGGCCAAGCGTTCGGTAAGGGTAACATTGCCTTGTGGTGTAAGTGGATTGGTACTGGCCGGAATACCGGGCTGGAAGAAAAACGTGGACTCACTCCCCATTTCGTGATGATCGGTTAATAATTGTGGCCGCCATTGGTAAAATGTTTCAATCCGTCCGACAGACTCTGGATGCACTGCCAAAACCCAATCTCGGTTGAGGTCAAACCAATATTTGTTGGTACGACCTCCTGGCCAAGGCTCGTTGTGTTCGGCGTCATTCCCATCGTCATTGGGCACAGCGCCCCGCATTCGGTTCACATGATCCACAAACCGTGCACGTCCGTCTGGATTCATACACGGATCTAATAAAATGATCATTTTGCTTAATATCGCTTCGATCTCTGGTCCCTGTCCAGCTGCCAAATAATACAGAAAAAGCAAGGCAGCATCGGTTCCACTCGCCTCGTTTCCATGCACCGAATACCCGGCGTACCAAACTGCGGGCATGTTTTTCAAGGCTCCTTCGTCAATTCGTTCAGGCTCCTTCACCAACTGAAGGTTTTTCTGCCGGATACTTGCTAAGTTTGTATGATTTACTGGCGTGGTAATAGTGGCCACTACAAGTGGACGTCCTTCATAACTTTTCCCATATGTCCGGAGTGTAATACGGTTACTTGTAGCCGCAACCGCCTCAAAATACCGGACAACTTCTTCTGGACGTGTATGCTTGCTTCCCACCTGATATCCCAAAACGGCTTCAGGTGTTGGGATTTTAGGGTCAAAGTGCGTTATTCCTTTGGGGGTATAGGGCAACACGAACGGAATAGATTGCGCGTTCAGCGTCGAAAGCAGACAAGCGAGGTAACTTATCGAAAAAATAATGCGGCTTAATTTCATGATTCTTGTTTTTGATGAACCGTTGGGTCTTTGAAACTACGACGAAGGACACAAGACTACAACCCCAAAAAACAAGTCCCTCCTTATTTATTTAGGCAAAGTTTCCTTATAGCACCCAAGACCGCAGACCTCTTGTTCTATTTGAATCAACTTTACGCTTGGCCAGTAAAATCCACTGTGATTCTTTCGGGAAAATACCAATGAAAGAAACCATTCTTAAGGTTTTTACGTTTATTTTTGCATCAATGAAATACATGGCCATTCCCTAAGCGGCGCTATGCACACAACATCATTGTACTTCATTGTTTTATTGAAGCTGAACCGAATTATAAACTTATGGAATACCTAAAATGTAAAGCCTGTGGATGTTTCAGTATGGTTCCTGTGGACGTGGAAATGGGCAATATAGAAGACTTCGCCTCCGAGATGATGTCGGAAGAGGAAGAAGAAAACAACCTTAGTTTAGACGACTTGCTCCAAGCGGATTTTGACCTTACCGATGAGGAGCAAGAGGGCGACGAGAACGAGCCGGATACCGAATCCGACGACCTCATGGAACAAGAAACGAGGTTTTTCTCCTGTCATGTTTGTGGTGATAATTGGCTTTCGATCAAAGAAGTGCAAAAAGACGGAGCCTGTAAAATTGTGTTCATCCATCAAATGGGAGCAACACCCGTCCTTAAACGCATAGCTGACATGCAAACACATGTGGTCCTAAATCCACAAACCGTTGCCGAATGGTCTTATTTTTTAGACGATAAAGAAGTGGAAGAAATGGAGTGGTTGGACCAGTTGGATAACCGCCGCCATATCCTTAAGGCCATTTGTTCAAATTAAACTTGTAACACATTTGACGCCTTAGCCCTTTCATTTTGATGGGGCTTTTTTTATTTTTGTTTACCCTATTGTTGCATAAACCCGTCCGAAAATGAAGCCACACGTTGTCAAATATGGCCTTGTTTACATCACACCCATGGTTGTTTTATACTCCCTTTGGGCTGCTGACTTCGGGTCCTATCTTGCGGTATTTACGCTTTTTGGTATTATTCCATTTTTGGAACTTTTTACGCAAGGTTCTACCGAAAACCTTTCCGCCATCGAAGAAGCAGTCGCAAGCCAAGACCGCACCTACGATTACCTACTTTATGGTCTTGTTCCGCTACAATATCTGATCTTAGGGTATTTTTTATTCCAAATGGACACTCAAAACGTACCGTTATCTGTTCAAATTGGGATGACCACCGCTTTTGGCATGGCATGCGGTGTATTGGGGATTAATGCTGCACACGAATTGGGTCACCGCGCTACCAGATACGAGCAGTTTATGAGCAAAGCCCTCTTGTTGACGACGCTCTACCTCCACTTTTTTATTGAACACAACCGAGGCCACCACAAAAGAGTCTCTACCGATGAAGACCCTGCCTCCAGCCGATACGGGGAATCGGTGTATGCGTTTTATGTCAGAACCATTTGGGGAAGTTGGATTTCGGCGTGGCGGTTAGAAGCCCTTCGGCTCAAGAAGCGTAAACAATCTTTCTGGTCTTGGCACAACGAAATGCTGCGGTTTCAGGCATTACAATGCTTGTTTATTGGGTTCATTTATGCCTTCTTTGGGTGGGACGTCACTCTTTGGTTTTTAGGCGGGGCTGCGATTGGTTGCTTGCTCCTCGAAACAGTAAACTACATTGAGCATTATGGGCTTCGTCGCCAAAAAATCGGGGATCGCTACGAGAAAGTCTTACCCATTCATTCTTGGAACTCCAATCACCCCATTGGTCGTTTAGTCTTGTTGGAACTCTCCCGCCACTCCGATCACCACTACATTGCCAGTAGGAAGTACCAGCTTCTAAGACATTTTGATGACAGTCCGCAAATGCCTACCGGCTACCCTGGAATGATGTTGCTGGCCCTTATTCCACCGATTTGGTATTATGTCATGCACCAAAGAATCGCGCAACTCCATCCGTTGGCATAATGTAAAGTTCACGCAAAAGATTTTCGTTTTTCCACAAGCGGGATCTCTTGCATCACGGTTGAGATATTTTTTTATCTGCAATAATATCCCTCCTTTTCTCCCTTTTTTTGAAGTCGCAAGTGCCGAAGCATCTTCACCCATCTTTTTCCTTACACCATGTATAAATTTTACCTATGCATGGATGTTATCTTCTCTTACGATTTTGACAAAAATATTTTTATACCCTTCTTGTACTAAAGTTGTAAATCTCTTTTTTCTAGTAAAGACCTTGATTAGCATTATGGAACTACACGCACAACAACCAGATACACCACATACAAATGGCATCCCTACTTCAGGCATTACAGAAGATGGAGTGCTATTATCAGAAGCCGTTAACACACCAGAAGAAGCCATAACGCCTGCTTTTTGGGATGAAAAAATATCGCTCCGAGAACTCAAAAACCTACGTGATAAAGGCCAGTTGGAGTCATTTCTTACAAACCCTAATGCAAATGCCAAACGCATCTTGACCGATTTGAAGTATGAAGCAGAGCTTGAGCGGTTGCAAATTGAATTGGTCAAAATGCAGCGCTGGGTACAAGATCAAGGCATTCGCTTGGCCATATTATTTGAAGGCCGTGATGCAGCAGGCAAAGGTGGAACTATCCGACGATTTACAGAACACCTCAATCCACGGGCCATGCGGGTGGTAGCCCTTAATAAACCCACGGAAGAAGAGCGTGGGCAATGGTACTTCCAGCGATACGTCCGCCAAGTCCCCAATCGGGGTGAGATTGTCTTTTTTGACCGGAGTTGGTACAACCGCGCAGTCGTAGAGCCAGTAAATGGTTTTTGTACGCAACAACAGTACGATATCTTTATGCAGCAAGTACCCGAATTCGAGCATATGTTATATGAAGATGGGCTACTGCTGATCAAATTCTGGTTTTCAATTACCAAAGAAGAACAACTTAAGCGCTTCCAATCTCGGATGGTTAATCCGTTAAAACAGTGGAAAATCAGTCCGGTGGACATGAAAGCACAAGACCAGTGGGATGACTATACAAAATATAAAGAACTGATGTTTAGCAAAACGCACAATTCTTTCAGCCCTTGGATTATCGTAAAAGCGAACAACAAGCAAAAAGCACGGTTAGAAAGCATACGGTATGCCCTTTCTATTTTGCCTTATACCGGAAAAGAGGAAGCGGTGACTTCTTTAATGCCAGACCCCAACATCATTGCGCGTTATCATCGTCGGGTTCGCCAATTGGATCACTAAATTGGCACGATGAAATACGGTTTGTCTCCAAAACTTAAACGCTCTGAAATCTCGGAGTGTTTTTTTCCTATGAACAGCCCCTTATAAACACAGTCCACATTCCGTTATAGCTGTTTTTTCACAAAAAGAACAGTTCGCGAAGTCACGTCCAGCAAACTTTTGGGGAGTGGGAATACTTGTGGGAAGGAGCCGCCCAAACCATGTTGGCCAGATGCTTTAAAGAGAATGGGGCGTTGAGCAGCCATGTTGTGCAAATAAACCGCATGGGTAAACGGAACCACATTATCGTCCTCGGCATGGGCGATGAGCCAAGGAACATCCACGAGTTCTTGGGCACGGCGAGGTAAATCCAAACGTGCTTTATGTTCGAGGGCATCCTCATAGAGTGCCCGCCCCATCCGCATTTTTTGCCCTGTTCTATCGTTCATAATTTCGGTATAACCTTTTTGCTTCCAATCTTGCACCATATTGGGCTTGAACCGCTGGAAGAAATCCGCTATGCTATTCCACGTAACCAAACATTTTAGGTGTTTCTGTTGTTCTGCGGCGGTAACAATCGCAATTCCCCCACCACGAGAATGCCCCAAAAGCCCCATACGAGCAACCTCTAAGTGCCCACGACCGACTTGCCCCGTCCGAATCCCCGCGATCATGTCCGCAACATCGTCCAATTCACGGGAGAGGGTATTTTGCTCAAACAAGTCTAAACGGGTAAATTCCGTCATATCCGTCGCACCAATGCCATTATAGGACAGGTTAAATGCAACCGATGCTATACCTTCTTGTGCAAATTGTGCTGCGAGAACCGGCCAAAAACCCCAATCTTTGAATCCTTTAATCCCGTGTACAAAGACCATTACAGGGAATGGCCCTTTGCCATCGGGCACAGTAAGATCACCAAAAAGTATATCTCCATGTCTGTTTAGCAGTTGGAACGGATATCGGTGCATGGGATTAGATAGTCAAGAAGTGGAATTTGAAGTCCCCTCTAAGAAGGCGATAAAGGTTTTTAGGTCGGCCAGCCCATTCCATTGGCGGAGCAATTTTCCATCCGGCGTCACGATGGCATAGGTTGGGAGTGCCACGGTACCCGTCATGGCCAATTGATAATCTTGCAACGTCGGTCCTTCTGTATCGTCATCCGTGTAAAGTCTTAATAGAACAAAGTTTTTCTTTAGACGCAAGTCCACTTCTGATTGCGGAAAGACACTGGCTTCCATCTGGCGGCAGTTGGTACACGTATAACCTGTAAAATCAATAAAAACAGGCTTTCCAGTAGTTTTTGCCATGGCATACGCTTCAGTCTTTGCTTTTTCAGCGGGATGTCGGTCGTTTCCAATCCAGCCATGTTCGTCTTTCAGGGAGGCCATTTTGGTAGTTGACACCCTCTTCTGTGCTGAAACAAATGCGGGGGGCAAATATGGATCGAAGAGGGGTAAGGCAGCTCCGCTTATACCAGAAAACAAATACACCGATATACCAACAAAAAAGACTGCTCCAAGCCCACGAAAGAGCGAAATCCGAGCATCTGTAACGCTATGTGGCAACCGCAACCAGCCCAGCAGGAAGAGCGCTGCGAGCAAAAAGATCATCCCCGCCAATACAATGGCCATTGAGCGGGAAAGCAAAAACGTCCCCCAAACCAAATCGGCATTGGACAAAAACTTGATGGCTGCGGCCAATTCCACAAAGCCCAAGACCACTTTTACGGTATTCATCCATGAACCAGACTTGGGTAATGCAGTTAACCAATGCGGGAACATGGCAAATAAGATAAAGGGGAGCGCAAAGGTAATGCTAAACGCCAACATACCCAGAACAGGCCAAGACCAACTGCCTTGCGTGGTTGCGGCCAATAAACCACCAACAAATGGTACGGTACAAGAAAATGACACCAGCGTAAGCGTAAATCCCATAAAAACAAGACCTAAATAGCCTTTATTTTCGTCGCCCTTCTGGTTAAAGTAGTTCAAGAGCGCATTTGGAATGGTCAATTCATAAAAGCCCAAAAGCGAGAAAGCAAATACGATAAATACAAGGCCAATAAAGAGGTTTACCCAAGGATTGGCCGCAACGGTTTGCGCACCCGCTGCCCCCGAAATGGCCGCCATCAAAAGACCTAATCCCGTAAATGTTCCTACAATGGCTAAGCCATAAACCAGCGCGGAGCGAATCGGGTTTTGGGTTCTGTGGGTGAAATAAGACACCGTAAGGGGGATCATCGGAAAAACGCACGGGGTAAGTAAAGCCGCCAAAGCTGCTCCAATAGCCAACAGCAAGAAGGCCCACAATCCGCCCGAAGTTGCTTGTTTAAGGGCATCGGTGGCCGCAATACCGCCTTGGTGATCGCCTTCGGGCAAGGCTTCCAGTTTTGCCCCCTTAGATGCTGTAACCGGAATCGAAACGCTAAAGTCCGACTGGCGGGGTACACAAACCGAGGCATTACAAATCATATAAAGCATTTTTCCGTCAAGAATCACTTCTCCTTTGGCATCATTCGGAATGCGAAGCAGCGCCGTAAAATTCGCTTCGTTTGTCCATTGGCGTACTTTCGATTTAAAAACGGCATCATAAACTTCATGCGCGCCAGTTGGGCGTAGTGCGCCTTCTACCTTTATGCCAGAAGGAGTACTCATCTTGAGCCGTAGTGGATTTCCAGCGGGAGAATCCGGTGTGTACATCTTCCAATCTTTGGGAATCGCGGCCCGAAAATCCACTTGTAATAACCCCCCGCGTGCTACCGAAGTGTTTGCCGCTTGCCAATTCCAAATGATGTCTGGAGCGCTTGGCTTTGTCACAACGGAATCTCGAACATTTTTCTTCGATAATTCGGTAGCAATTTCTGTTCGGACGGTATTTTCCGCTTTGGTAACCGCTCCTACCTCCACATTGGTCATGAGCAAAATTTTCTTAACAGGCAAACACAACCGATCATTACAGGCCATATAGGCCACTTCCGCCGTAACCGCATGTGTACCGGAAGGCGCATCTGGACTTATTTCCAGCACCCCATCCACATTGGCCGTTTTATCCCATTGTAGCACATCAGACTCAAAATTGGGATCATACTTTTTGGCTTCACCTTTTTGCTGAAATCCGCCTTTTAAGGTAAAAAAAGGTGGTAATTTGGTGAATTTCACCGACAAGGGACGTCCTGCCGGAGACCCCATTGCATAGACATGCCAGCCTTCTTCAATATGCCCAATAAACTGCATCCGCACATCTTTTCCAGCAAAGGCCCGCGCTTTGTCTGGAATCAATTCCCATGTTACAACGGGCGTTTGTGCGGATAGAAAAACATTTGGAATAAACCAAAGGAGAAGGAAAAACTTTTTCATGAATCAACCATCCATATTACAAAACAACATTAACCCCACATGCTGAAAGAGGTTGCCTCTTTGGTAATTCTTGACCACTTGTTCTAACAAGTTACAACTTACCAATTAAAACGCCAAATGGTTTCTTGGCGATAGGGTTGTTCTGGCGTGATGAAAATGGAAGGGAAGTGGGTTTGGTTGGGCGAATCCGGAAAAAACTGGGTTTCGAGGCTAATACCAGCGTGTTTCAGATAATTCACCCCATTCCATCCACACTGCGAGCCATCCAAGAAATTTCCAGTATAGCATTGAAGACCCGGATAGGTAGTGAAAACGTCTAAATTGCGCCCTGAGGTCTTTTCAAATAACGTTGCTGCAAACCAAGGCGAATACGCTTCCTCTTGTAATACAAAACAGTGGTCTAATCCGTCTGCCAACTTTAGTTGTTCATCGGGCAAAAAGATTCGTTTTCCAATTTTGCGGGGCTTGGTAAAGTCGAATGGTGTATCACCAATGTCCATAAACGAACCATCGGGCACATAAGCCTCGTTCAACGGCAAAAAATGGGTTGCACGTATAAAGAGCTTATGCGTTTCTACACTTGTCTTTCCACCATCTTTTAGGTTAAAATAAGCATGATTGGTAATATTGACAGGTGTCTCTTGATCTGAGGTGGCCTCATACACCATGCGCAGTGTTTTACCCAATAAGACATAACGAACCGACACAATTACATTCCCCGGATAACCTTCTGCGCCATCCATACATTGGTATCGAAAAACCACGCCAGCAGCATGTGCGGTCTCGAATGGGAAAGCTTCCCACAATCTTTTACTCCAACCAAGATTTCCGCCGTGTAAATGGGTATTGCCTACATTTCTTGTCAACTCATATCGCTTTCCAGATTTCCAGTAACGAGCATCCCTTATTCTCCCAGCAACACGCCCTATTGTAGCACCTAAATAATAGGGATCATTAAGGTATCCTTCCAAGTTTTCATAACCCAACACCACGTCCCCGACGTCATTATTTTTGTCTGGAACCAGTACCCGCATAACCGTAGCCCCCCAGTCCGTAAGCCAGACCTCAACGCCGTAAGGTGAAACAAGTTTATAACAGGTCACAACGCGTCCATCGGGTAAATTTCCCAAAATAGCAGTAGAATAGCGGCTTTTCTCGTACATGACGTTTCGTTTTTTTTCTTAACGACACCAATTCCATTTGGTTCTTCATTTGGAATCCGAATTACAACAAAGTAGCTTTTACAAAAAAAGAACCACTTTCCCCAACTGTAATGAAGACATTCGTTTTTTTCCTGCTTGTACTCTTAGCCCCGCCCCCCCAAGCCACAGCCCAAAATCGCCCAACGAAAGCCAAACTAAACCAGCAGCGCTTGCTGATGCACCAAAGTGTTCATGCCCTGACGGAAACCATCGTACACGACATTTTTTCGCCTCCGGTGGCAAGTCGGGCGTATGCTTATGCAATGGTGGCCTTATACGAAGGTATTCACCATGAAGACCCCACCTATCGGAGCTTGGTAGGACAGATTAAGACGCTCCCACAAATGCCACAGCCACAAGCCAACCAAACCTACAACTGGCTATTGGTGGGCACTCACGCCTTTTTTGAAACCGCTGGAAAGTTTGTATTTACCACCTCCATGCTCGCCGAAAAACGCCAAACGGTGATGGCAAACTATACAACACTTAAAATTCCAGATGATGTAGCTGAACGCTCAAAACAGTTGGGAAAGGAGATCGCAGCGGCAGTTGTGGCTTGGTCTAAAACCGATAACTATGCCCAAACCCGTTCTATGCGCCGCTACGACGTCAAAAAAGGGGAAGACAAATGGCAGCTCACACCTCCCAATTATGTAGCCGCCTTAGAACCAAATTGGGGACAAATACGTCCGTTTGTAATGGACTCCAGCGCCCAATTTCGCGTCGCGCCCCCCCTTCAACTTGACATGACGCCCGGCTCCACTTACCACGCCGCTTTGATGCAGGTTTACAATACCACGATAAAACTTACTACAGAACAAAAGTGGATCGCGGATTTTTGGGACGACAACCCTTCCTCGATCCAATATCATGGCCATCTCGCCATTGCAATAAAAAAAATATCGCCACCTGCACATTGGATTGGCATTACCGAAATGGCAACCAATACCCAAAAAAGCACTCCCGTACAGACGGCTGCAGCGTATTGCTTGGTAGCTCTTGCCCTCGCAGATGGCTTTATCGCCAGTTGGGAGCAAAAATACCACGACGAATTTGTTCGGCCCATTACCATCATCCGAAAACACATTAGCCCCGAATGGGAGCCGCGCATACAGACCCCCCCTTTTCCAGAGCATACCAGCGGCCACAGTGTGATTTCGATGGCGGCAGCCTCGGTATTAACGCATTTCTTTGGCAAAAACTTTCGCTTCACCGACCGTTCAGAGGAATCTTATGGCATTAAGCCACGTACCTTCCGCTCCTTTGAAGAGGCTGCTACCGAGGCAGGCATTAGCCGACTATACGGAGGAATCCACTACTTACACGCCATTACAGAAGGCAAAAAACAAGGCGAATTGGTCGGAAAAAATATCACTGCCCGCCTTTCTTTGCGGAAATAGTGCGTTATCAAATACCTAATGCGCTGCATAATTCCTCCGGATCATCCCCGCGTGTGGGGGGAATTGGGAATGGTTTTTGAAATAATTTATTGACCGTCTCCTATAGTTTATCTGGCTTTGGGTAAAATCGGCATAAATAAAACTTTTCAATTACGCCTACCCAAATATGTTTTAACCTGCCATGTTTTTACAGGTTTATTATTGATTCCAGCGAGAAGCAGCGTACCTTGCTCGGTTTGGATCCAGTTTAGGTCTCGAATTTCTAAGGGCGTATGGAAGCCACTTTCCACCGAAGTAATAACCCGGAAACGTTCTTTGGCATCTCCCAATAAAATCAGTCCATGTAAGGCATTCTGGTAACCCGTTTGGGCGCGTTCGTGGTAATTATTCCCGCCCAAAATCAAATCCAGCAAGCCATCTTGGTTTAGGTCTTTAACCAAAATCGTATTGATTGGAGCAAACTGAGCCTCTTTAGGAAGTGGAATAGCCGAGAAATGGCCTTTTCCGTCATTTTCAAACAGCGTAGAAGAAAACGTATAAACAGCTTTTTTATATGCTTTTTGGCGTTGATCTACACTCAAGAAATCCTGAATGGTCGCATTCGAGTACGAAGCAAAAGTGGTAAAAAAGCGCCGCAAGGGAGCCAATTGATCTAACAACTCATCGCGGGAAGGCATGGGATAACTTTTACCTTGGATGTAATAACTGATGATCGGATCTACGCTCCCATTTTCGTCAAAATCTCCTGCGACCAACGTCATTGGCTCGGTGAGTGAGGGCTTCATTTGGTTGTTCAGACCCTGATTTCCAGCAACGAGATCGAGGTCTCCATCGCCGTCCATGTCTGCCGCTATAAGCGTATTCCACCAACCGTTGGTCATTGCAAAGCCACTTTTCTCGGTGAGTTCCGTCGCCGTCCATCCGGTCTCTATCTTAAAGACACGAATCGGCATCCACTCGCCCGCAACCAGCAATTCCGGCGTCTGGTCGTGGTCTATGTCCGCCCAAACCGCCGAAGACGCCATCCCGATGTGTTTTAATTCCTCCGGTGTCACGTCCACAAAAGCACCGTTCTGGTTTTCGAGCAAAAAGCTACGTGGTTCCAAAGGGTAACGTCCGGAAAAAGAAAGTCCAGTGCGGAAGAGGTCAAGGTCTCCATCACCATCCACATCTGCCGCAGCCACTTCCCCGCCACAACTTTGGATTTTGGGCAAAGCCGTTTTCGCCAGATTACCACTCCCATCGTTCAGGTAAAGGCGGTCTTGATATGCAGGCGCAAAGCCACTTTCGTCCGCATCCACATCATTTCCACCAGAGACCACATACAAATCCGCATCGCCATCTTGATCCACATCTAAAAAGAGGGCGTCCACGTCCTCCAAATCGGCATCAACACCCAGCGCATCTTGTTGTTTTTCTAAAAAAGTACCGTCTGGTTGTTGTACATAAAGCGCACTGACTTGACCTTTGGCCCCACCCACAAAAACATCTATGCGCCCGTCTCCGTTGACATCGGCGCTAGCCAATGTGGGGCCGGACTTAGAACGTTTCTTGGGCAACAAGGCTTCCCGTTTAAAATCGTTAAAATCATCCTCGGCATGGATAAAGTCTATGCCTCGTTCAACCACTGTAAACGAGAAGGAAAGTTCCGGTTTGGGGGTTTCTGTCGCTAACAAATCTGCATCCGCCTGT
The window above is part of the Rhodothermia bacterium genome. Proteins encoded here:
- a CDS encoding alkane 1-monooxygenase, which produces MKPHVVKYGLVYITPMVVLYSLWAADFGSYLAVFTLFGIIPFLELFTQGSTENLSAIEEAVASQDRTYDYLLYGLVPLQYLILGYFLFQMDTQNVPLSVQIGMTTAFGMACGVLGINAAHELGHRATRYEQFMSKALLLTTLYLHFFIEHNRGHHKRVSTDEDPASSRYGESVYAFYVRTIWGSWISAWRLEALRLKKRKQSFWSWHNEMLRFQALQCLFIGFIYAFFGWDVTLWFLGGAAIGCLLLETVNYIEHYGLRRQKIGDRYEKVLPIHSWNSNHPIGRLVLLELSRHSDHHYIASRKYQLLRHFDDSPQMPTGYPGMMLLALIPPIWYYVMHQRIAQLHPLA
- the ppk2 gene encoding polyphosphate kinase 2, which encodes MELHAQQPDTPHTNGIPTSGITEDGVLLSEAVNTPEEAITPAFWDEKISLRELKNLRDKGQLESFLTNPNANAKRILTDLKYEAELERLQIELVKMQRWVQDQGIRLAILFEGRDAAGKGGTIRRFTEHLNPRAMRVVALNKPTEEERGQWYFQRYVRQVPNRGEIVFFDRSWYNRAVVEPVNGFCTQQQYDIFMQQVPEFEHMLYEDGLLLIKFWFSITKEEQLKRFQSRMVNPLKQWKISPVDMKAQDQWDDYTKYKELMFSKTHNSFSPWIIVKANNKQKARLESIRYALSILPYTGKEEAVTSLMPDPNIIARYHRRVRQLDH
- a CDS encoding alpha/beta fold hydrolase, whose amino-acid sequence is MHRYPFQLLNRHGDILFGDLTVPDGKGPFPVMVFVHGIKGFKDWGFWPVLAAQFAQEGIASVAFNLSYNGIGATDMTEFTRLDLFEQNTLSRELDDVADMIAGIRTGQVGRGHLEVARMGLLGHSRGGGIAIVTAAEQQKHLKCLVTWNSIADFFQRFKPNMVQDWKQKGYTEIMNDRTGQKMRMGRALYEDALEHKARLDLPRRAQELVDVPWLIAHAEDDNVVPFTHAVYLHNMAAQRPILFKASGQHGLGGSFPQVFPLPKSLLDVTSRTVLFVKKQL
- a CDS encoding thioredoxin family protein; amino-acid sequence: MKKFFLLLWFIPNVFLSAQTPVVTWELIPDKARAFAGKDVRMQFIGHIEEGWHVYAMGSPAGRPLSVKFTKLPPFFTLKGGFQQKGEAKKYDPNFESDVLQWDKTANVDGVLEISPDAPSGTHAVTAEVAYMACNDRLCLPVKKILLMTNVEVGAVTKAENTVRTEIATELSKKNVRDSVVTKPSAPDIIWNWQAANTSVARGGLLQVDFRAAIPKDWKMYTPDSPAGNPLRLKMSTPSGIKVEGALRPTGAHEVYDAVFKSKVRQWTNEANFTALLRIPNDAKGEVILDGKMLYMICNASVCVPRQSDFSVSIPVTASKGAKLEALPEGDHQGGIAATDALKQATSGGLWAFLLLAIGAALAALLTPCVFPMIPLTVSYFTHRTQNPIRSALVYGLAIVGTFTGLGLLMAAISGAAGAQTVAANPWVNLFIGLVFIVFAFSLLGFYELTIPNALLNYFNQKGDENKGYLGLVFMGFTLTLVSFSCTVPFVGGLLAATTQGSWSWPVLGMLAFSITFALPFILFAMFPHWLTALPKSGSWMNTVKVVLGFVELAAAIKFLSNADLVWGTFLLSRSMAIVLAGMIFLLAALFLLGWLRLPHSVTDARISLFRGLGAVFFVGISVYLFSGISGAALPLFDPYLPPAFVSAQKRVSTTKMASLKDEHGWIGNDRHPAEKAKTEAYAMAKTTGKPVFIDFTGYTCTNCRQMEASVFPQSEVDLRLKKNFVLLRLYTDDDTEGPTLQDYQLAMTGTVALPTYAIVTPDGKLLRQWNGLADLKTFIAFLEGTSNSTS
- a CDS encoding galactose mutarotase produces the protein MYEKSRYSTAILGNLPDGRVVTCYKLVSPYGVEVWLTDWGATVMRVLVPDKNNDVGDVVLGYENLEGYLNDPYYLGATIGRVAGRIRDARYWKSGKRYELTRNVGNTHLHGGNLGWSKRLWEAFPFETAHAAGVVFRYQCMDGAEGYPGNVIVSVRYVLLGKTLRMVYEATSDQETPVNITNHAYFNLKDGGKTSVETHKLFIRATHFLPLNEAYVPDGSFMDIGDTPFDFTKPRKIGKRIFLPDEQLKLADGLDHCFVLQEEAYSPWFAATLFEKTSGRNLDVFTTYPGLQCYTGNFLDGSQCGWNGVNYLKHAGISLETQFFPDSPNQTHFPSIFITPEQPYRQETIWRFNW
- a CDS encoding vanadium-dependent haloperoxidase translates to MKTFVFFLLVLLAPPPQATAQNRPTKAKLNQQRLLMHQSVHALTETIVHDIFSPPVASRAYAYAMVALYEGIHHEDPTYRSLVGQIKTLPQMPQPQANQTYNWLLVGTHAFFETAGKFVFTTSMLAEKRQTVMANYTTLKIPDDVAERSKQLGKEIAAAVVAWSKTDNYAQTRSMRRYDVKKGEDKWQLTPPNYVAALEPNWGQIRPFVMDSSAQFRVAPPLQLDMTPGSTYHAALMQVYNTTIKLTTEQKWIADFWDDNPSSIQYHGHLAIAIKKISPPAHWIGITEMATNTQKSTPVQTAAAYCLVALALADGFIASWEQKYHDEFVRPITIIRKHISPEWEPRIQTPPFPEHTSGHSVISMAAASVLTHFFGKNFRFTDRSEESYGIKPRTFRSFEEAATEAGISRLYGGIHYLHAITEGKKQGELVGKNITARLSLRK